One window from the genome of Ammoniphilus sp. CFH 90114 encodes:
- the speD gene encoding adenosylmethionine decarboxylase, producing MEYSTFGRHVAIDCWGVDFDLINNAERLQLHMVEAAEACGATVLSVQAQQFDPQGATVLVLLSESHLSIHTYPERGFAALDCYTCGDTVDPEVAIEYMVNVLKPNTTHSKKLIRGTGDLEVVERSIEKVMVK from the coding sequence ATCGAATACTCAACTTTTGGAAGACATGTAGCGATTGACTGCTGGGGAGTAGATTTTGATTTGATCAACAATGCGGAGCGTCTTCAACTTCATATGGTAGAAGCAGCCGAAGCTTGTGGTGCTACCGTGCTATCCGTTCAAGCACAACAATTCGACCCACAAGGTGCAACTGTACTGGTACTCCTATCTGAAAGCCACCTTTCTATCCACACTTACCCTGAGCGCGGCTTTGCGGCACTTGATTGCTATACCTGTGGAGACACCGTTGATCCCGAAGTAGCTATTGAATATATGGTTAATGTATTAAAACCGAATACGACTCACTCCAAGAAATTAATTCGTGGTACCGGAGATCTTGAAGTGGTGGAACGTTCTATTGAAAAGGTAATGGTGAAATAA
- a CDS encoding non-ribosomal peptide synthetase module, which yields MAKRLATHYELLKLELTFDQMKSFLELLDLQQTHTQVRILENGDHEFILYDQGMAIPLTFHPLGQRFVFEGSFTVKDLKLANTFRKAIQQFEGHGKVQRVYEGYHMEYSYQYGQVTKIQECRGEDTRLVFEFKDITGELKRLLIDQSVEDQIAWVRLQIDQLLDQRRKGKFTKEIDQELKNLTHELFILEA from the coding sequence ATGGCTAAGCGGTTAGCCACTCATTACGAATTGTTGAAGCTAGAGTTGACTTTTGATCAAATGAAATCCTTCTTAGAGCTATTAGATTTACAACAAACTCATACTCAGGTGCGCATTTTAGAGAACGGCGACCATGAGTTCATCCTATACGACCAAGGAATGGCTATTCCTTTAACTTTCCATCCTTTAGGGCAACGCTTTGTTTTTGAGGGTTCGTTTACTGTTAAGGATCTTAAATTAGCCAATACCTTCCGAAAAGCTATTCAGCAGTTTGAAGGCCATGGAAAGGTACAGCGGGTATATGAAGGCTATCACATGGAGTACAGCTACCAATACGGACAAGTCACGAAGATTCAAGAATGCCGTGGTGAAGATACTCGATTGGTATTTGAATTTAAAGATATTACGGGAGAGCTAAAGCGTCTTCTCATTGACCAGTCCGTGGAAGATCAAATTGCATGGGTTCGACTTCAGATTGATCAATTGCTTGATCAGAGACGCAAAGGTAAATTTACAAAAGAAATTGACCAGGAGCTAAAAAATCTAACGCACGAGTTATTTATCCTTGAAGCTTAA
- a CDS encoding DMT family transporter, which produces MLRSYLWLLLCVSLWGSNFVFGSILVQEFPPLLLAAFRLLVTTLFLLGYAYSTNRLVMITKQDWKLLLLLGFIGTLLNQTAFFNGLKLTDATTAALILSLTPITTAYLASVFLGETLTKNMIVGSLIAILGVFFVIGKGSGIHLSLGVLLIFLAMITFSCSIIIVRKLTERLDSFITTVYATATGTFLLIPVAFTFEPISSGNHPLWAWLLLIATAIVMQGICALIWNNQLKKIGAGKASIFLNLQPFVAMVSGFLLLGTEITIPQLMGSLLIVVGVVMGTIQVNRMKPRRIPTAS; this is translated from the coding sequence ATGCTTCGTTCTTATTTATGGTTGTTACTCTGTGTGTCATTATGGGGGAGCAACTTTGTGTTTGGTTCTATTCTTGTGCAAGAATTCCCTCCTCTTTTATTAGCCGCTTTTCGTCTTTTGGTTACCACGTTATTTTTACTTGGGTACGCCTACTCCACAAACAGGCTGGTCATGATCACAAAACAAGACTGGAAGCTCTTATTGCTCTTAGGATTCATAGGCACACTTCTAAACCAAACCGCCTTTTTTAATGGTTTGAAGCTAACAGATGCGACTACTGCGGCTCTTATACTATCTTTAACCCCTATCACTACGGCCTATCTCGCCTCCGTATTTTTGGGTGAAACATTAACAAAGAACATGATTGTTGGATCATTGATCGCTATTCTTGGGGTATTTTTCGTTATTGGGAAAGGAAGCGGTATCCATCTATCCCTTGGAGTTCTCCTTATTTTTCTTGCCATGATCACCTTTTCCTGTTCCATTATTATCGTACGAAAACTAACGGAACGGCTTGATTCGTTTATTACCACCGTGTATGCTACGGCCACTGGTACGTTTTTGTTGATCCCTGTTGCTTTTACTTTTGAGCCAATATCGAGTGGCAATCATCCCCTATGGGCCTGGCTGCTTCTCATTGCCACTGCTATCGTAATGCAAGGGATCTGCGCTCTAATTTGGAATAATCAATTGAAAAAAATCGGTGCTGGGAAAGCCTCTATCTTTCTTAATCTTCAACCATTTGTTGCGATGGTCTCCGGTTTTCTCCTGCTAGGCACAGAAATTACCATTCCGCAGCTTATGGGCTCTCTTCTCATCGTGGTAGGGGTAGTTATGGGGACCATTCAAGTCAATCGAATGAAGCCTCGTCGAATTCCAACAGCAAGTTAA
- a CDS encoding Bcr/CflA family multidrug efflux MFS transporter — translation MNSLTEPSGSHRIKFALILGSLATIGPLSIDMYLPAFPIIAEDLGTNASLVQLSLTFFLLGLSLGQLVVGPFSDIRGRRIPLLIGLLVYSSASLLCALSPSIEALLFFRFAQGLAGSAGIVLSRAIVRDLYSGSELTKFFSLLMLVNGLGPILAPIIGAKVLQFTSWHGVFVVLSIVGTILLITVSFWLPETLPKERRMTGGFKGTIRTFRQLLANRTFMGYAISQGLVFASMFAYISGSSFVFQNVFGVTPQMYSYIFALNGLGIILATQVTGRLAGRIGETTLLMIGLRMSALGGSILLIMLLLKASLFAVLPPLFFVVSSVGVVNTAGFSLAMQTQSKVAGSAAALLGVTSLLIAGLFAPLVGLGGSHTALPMGIVIACSSACSVLAYTVLVREKKQEAA, via the coding sequence ATGAACAGCCTTACGGAACCCTCCGGGTCACATCGCATTAAATTTGCGCTCATCCTAGGCTCATTAGCCACCATCGGCCCGTTATCTATTGATATGTATTTACCTGCTTTTCCTATTATCGCAGAGGATCTAGGTACCAATGCCTCACTTGTTCAGCTTAGTTTAACCTTCTTCTTGCTCGGATTGTCTCTCGGTCAATTAGTCGTTGGGCCGTTTAGTGACATTCGCGGTCGGCGCATCCCCTTATTAATTGGACTCCTTGTTTATTCTTCAGCTTCATTATTATGTGCCTTAAGCCCTTCCATTGAAGCCCTGCTTTTCTTTCGGTTTGCCCAAGGGCTGGCAGGTTCAGCGGGAATTGTGTTGTCCCGAGCCATCGTACGAGATTTATATTCTGGCTCAGAATTAACGAAATTTTTTTCACTACTTATGCTAGTAAATGGACTTGGTCCGATCCTCGCTCCTATTATTGGGGCCAAAGTACTCCAGTTTACTTCATGGCACGGAGTATTTGTTGTACTCAGTATTGTTGGGACCATTCTTCTGATCACCGTCTCGTTCTGGTTGCCAGAAACTCTGCCGAAGGAACGCCGAATGACGGGAGGATTCAAGGGAACGATAAGAACTTTTAGACAGCTCTTGGCTAATCGCACATTCATGGGGTACGCCATTTCACAAGGCCTTGTTTTCGCTTCCATGTTCGCCTATATTTCTGGATCCTCCTTCGTCTTTCAAAATGTTTTTGGGGTAACGCCACAAATGTACAGTTATATCTTTGCCTTAAACGGACTAGGGATTATTCTTGCAACGCAAGTAACAGGAAGACTTGCAGGACGAATAGGGGAAACAACATTGCTTATGATCGGACTTCGTATGTCTGCTCTTGGAGGGTCCATCCTACTTATCATGCTACTCCTCAAGGCGAGCCTGTTTGCCGTACTCCCTCCCTTGTTTTTCGTAGTATCAAGTGTTGGTGTAGTAAATACAGCAGGCTTCTCCTTAGCTATGCAAACCCAAAGTAAAGTCGCCGGAAGTGCTGCAGCCTTACTTGGAGTAACGTCTTTACTTATTGCAGGTCTGTTCGCTCCTCTAGTTGGTTTAGGAGGGAGCCACACAGCACTCCCAATGGGCATCGTAATCGCCTGTTCGAGTGCCTGCTCGGTTCTTGCCTATACCGTTCTTGTACGCGAAAAGAAACAAGAAGCGGCTTGA
- a CDS encoding ATP-binding protein: MKIKLYALFVIVLSVVVGLLGTVAVFENKSAENPKAKQGYLDLSHYDFNDKGPLKLDGEWEFIPNKLVDSQYFIDNQKTPQYVKVPSLWRKYSIEGQQVPLFTSATYRLVVKTNNKGQILGIKTSNIRMSNTLIVNGEKIAQSGVPKEDSSYVAHNTPYAKFFYATDHELEIIVHVANFDYASGGGIIGSIYFGDERSITHFREKSLAYDWIMIASLLTMAVYYVGFYWHLRKDVHLFYFSLFCFAMVLYSATHGEKLLHGLYPGMPYALFQRLQGISTVLIGFFLLLYYHFSLQSFSKPFMIKLLSGYGAMLMLSLFLPASINSQFQLLHSIYLLMVFLYIIYIQVNAIRQKVTGAMYLVNGSITLIIYFVVGTLNVMGDTNLNTLPPFLPFIYLLMLSLFMAHRFSDTYRKNEELSQQLLKVDKLKDEFLAKTSHEFKTPLHGIINITQTLIEDLGGKITVEQRESLSIVTQIAKRLARLVNDILDLSKLKQGQLELDPKPLDVHSSVHGILQVFRFILKDKEVELINAVPKNLANMYADEFRFGQILFNLIDNAVKHTKEGFIEITAEERGNYIELSIRDTGTGIPQDLLENIFQPFAKRSLEGTGLGLPITKQLIELQDGFISIHSDLGQGAIVKLQLPISKGTREMNSIDEAFIVSSPFPHPSMRLETPQDQYIGGEYTILVADDDVTNLKLLIDGLSREGYNVLAVQSGREVLEQLATKRKIDLILLDVMMPEMSGYEVCKEVRKVYGLIELPIVMLTAAIHQDEMQAAYHSGANDFLHKPFEIHELTMRIRSLLMMNRAAVDMANMEVAFLQAQIKPHFLFNVFNTILSLSYTDIEKARHLINKLAEFLRGSFEFTNTEHMVPLSRELALVKAYVEIERARFKDRIKVEYQLSQGVEFLLPPLILQPIVENAIRHGIMKRAEGGWIKVGVEQVNETYVIYVEDNGVGMTDEQCGEILSDQYKGKSVGLRNIQKRLFHFYRTGLDLKSEVGRGTRVVIHITPQAIGKRGVEMDDKSLVN; encoded by the coding sequence ATGAAAATAAAATTATATGCCTTGTTCGTTATTGTTCTATCTGTAGTTGTTGGCTTGCTAGGAACGGTGGCAGTTTTTGAAAATAAGAGTGCAGAAAATCCTAAGGCGAAGCAAGGTTATCTTGATTTAAGCCACTACGATTTTAATGATAAAGGACCTTTAAAATTGGATGGGGAATGGGAATTTATTCCTAATAAATTGGTGGATTCTCAATATTTCATAGATAACCAGAAGACTCCTCAATATGTAAAGGTTCCTTCTTTATGGAGAAAGTACTCGATAGAGGGGCAACAAGTTCCCTTATTTACTAGTGCAACCTACCGACTTGTGGTGAAGACGAATAATAAAGGGCAGATTCTTGGAATTAAAACTTCTAATATCCGGATGTCAAATACCCTTATCGTTAATGGGGAGAAAATAGCCCAAAGCGGTGTGCCTAAAGAGGATTCATCCTACGTTGCTCATAACACACCTTATGCTAAGTTTTTTTATGCAACGGATCATGAGTTAGAAATCATTGTTCATGTAGCGAATTTTGATTACGCATCTGGTGGAGGGATTATTGGTTCCATTTATTTTGGTGATGAGAGAAGCATTACCCATTTTCGAGAGAAGTCATTAGCCTATGATTGGATCATGATTGCTTCTCTATTGACAATGGCTGTCTATTATGTCGGTTTCTACTGGCATTTGCGAAAAGACGTACACTTGTTTTACTTTTCTTTGTTTTGTTTTGCAATGGTTCTTTATTCGGCTACTCATGGGGAGAAGTTACTGCATGGATTATATCCAGGGATGCCCTATGCCTTGTTTCAGAGATTGCAGGGGATATCTACTGTCCTCATAGGTTTTTTCTTGCTGCTTTACTATCATTTCTCGTTGCAATCTTTCTCCAAGCCATTCATGATAAAGCTTCTGAGTGGCTATGGGGCGATGCTCATGCTGTCACTTTTCTTACCCGCTTCGATTAACTCTCAGTTTCAGTTATTGCACTCTATCTACTTACTCATGGTTTTTCTCTACATTATATATATACAGGTGAATGCCATCCGGCAAAAAGTAACAGGTGCGATGTATCTTGTGAATGGGTCAATTACCTTAATTATTTATTTTGTCGTTGGAACATTAAATGTTATGGGAGATACGAATCTTAATACTTTACCTCCATTTCTTCCATTCATTTATCTTTTAATGCTTTCCCTATTTATGGCTCATCGTTTTTCGGACACTTATCGAAAAAACGAAGAATTATCACAACAATTACTAAAAGTAGATAAATTAAAAGATGAATTCTTAGCCAAGACGTCTCATGAATTTAAAACTCCTCTACATGGCATCATCAATATTACCCAAACGTTAATAGAGGATTTAGGGGGAAAAATCACGGTAGAGCAAAGGGAAAGTCTGTCCATTGTAACTCAGATTGCCAAGAGGCTTGCAAGACTGGTCAACGACATTCTGGATTTATCGAAATTAAAGCAAGGGCAATTAGAGCTGGATCCCAAACCGTTAGATGTTCACTCTTCTGTTCATGGGATCTTGCAAGTCTTTCGGTTTATACTGAAAGATAAAGAAGTAGAACTTATTAACGCCGTTCCTAAGAATCTAGCAAACATGTATGCAGATGAATTTCGCTTCGGGCAAATCCTCTTTAATCTTATAGATAATGCTGTAAAACATACAAAGGAAGGCTTTATTGAGATTACGGCAGAGGAGAGAGGCAACTACATTGAGCTATCCATTCGAGATACGGGAACCGGGATTCCACAAGACTTGCTAGAAAATATCTTTCAGCCATTTGCTAAGCGATCCCTAGAGGGTACTGGGCTAGGACTACCAATTACCAAGCAATTAATTGAACTTCAAGATGGATTCATCTCTATTCACTCTGACTTGGGACAGGGGGCTATTGTAAAGCTGCAGCTCCCGATTTCTAAAGGTACAAGGGAAATGAACTCCATTGATGAAGCGTTTATAGTCTCCTCACCGTTTCCCCATCCGTCTATGCGTTTAGAAACCCCTCAAGATCAGTATATTGGTGGAGAGTATACCATATTAGTCGCAGACGATGATGTTACGAACTTAAAATTGCTTATAGATGGTTTGTCTAGAGAGGGGTATAACGTTCTGGCAGTTCAGAGTGGAAGAGAGGTACTTGAACAGTTAGCAACGAAACGAAAAATAGATTTAATTTTATTAGACGTCATGATGCCCGAGATGTCCGGCTATGAAGTGTGCAAAGAAGTTCGCAAAGTCTACGGTTTAATTGAGTTGCCTATCGTGATGCTAACGGCGGCTATTCATCAAGATGAGATGCAAGCGGCTTATCATTCTGGAGCGAATGACTTCTTGCATAAACCATTTGAAATTCATGAATTAACCATGCGTATTCGAAGCTTGTTAATGATGAATCGAGCGGCTGTTGACATGGCCAATATGGAGGTTGCTTTCTTACAAGCTCAAATTAAACCTCATTTCCTATTCAACGTGTTTAATACGATTCTCTCTCTAAGTTATACAGATATTGAAAAGGCAAGGCATCTTATTAACAAACTGGCGGAGTTCTTAAGAGGTAGTTTTGAATTTACAAACACAGAGCATATGGTCCCTCTCTCAAGAGAACTTGCACTGGTTAAGGCTTATGTTGAAATTGAACGTGCCAGATTTAAAGATAGAATAAAAGTAGAGTATCAGCTTTCACAGGGAGTAGAGTTCCTGTTACCGCCACTTATCTTACAGCCTATAGTTGAGAATGCTATAAGACATGGGATAATGAAAAGAGCAGAAGGTGGATGGATTAAAGTTGGAGTTGAGCAAGTCAATGAAACCTATGTTATTTATGTAGAAGATAATGGAGTCGGTATGACCGATGAGCAATGTGGGGAGATTCTATCCGATCAATATAAAGGGAAGAGCGTAGGCCTACGAAATATTCAAAAGCGTTTATTTCACTTTTATCGTACAGGCTTGGACTTGAAAAGTGAAGTGGGAAGGGGGACAAGGGTGGTCATCCATATTACCCCACAGGCAATAGGCAAGAGAGGAGTAGAAATGGATGATAAAAGCCTTGTTAATTGA
- a CDS encoding response regulator transcription factor codes for MIKALLIDDEEHALDLLEILLNQVGDVEMVGKFTNPLKAVEILDSLICHVVFLDMDMPRMLGLEVGKIIREKALDIDIIYVTAYDHYAISAFELEALDYLLKPVGLDRLNQSLNRIRKKRDGKNETQKKFSYQGLEINFDTYTVLKNGKTIELSVKEKQLLLYLVEHPNQVFSLDSLYSTIWGAESYRDTRTVTVHMSNLRKKIEDNPLQPKMIKTVRGFGYRFEME; via the coding sequence ATGATAAAAGCCTTGTTAATTGATGATGAAGAGCATGCCTTAGACTTATTAGAAATTCTGTTGAATCAAGTAGGTGATGTTGAGATGGTTGGTAAGTTTACCAACCCCCTAAAGGCTGTGGAAATTCTTGATTCACTGATCTGTCACGTTGTGTTCCTGGATATGGATATGCCAAGGATGCTAGGGCTCGAAGTTGGTAAGATAATCAGGGAGAAAGCGTTAGACATTGATATCATTTATGTTACAGCCTACGATCATTACGCTATATCCGCTTTTGAATTAGAGGCCCTTGATTACTTGTTAAAACCAGTTGGATTAGACCGGCTTAATCAATCATTAAATAGAATTCGAAAAAAACGAGATGGCAAAAATGAGACTCAGAAAAAGTTTAGCTATCAGGGACTCGAAATTAATTTTGATACGTATACCGTTCTTAAGAACGGCAAAACAATTGAATTATCCGTAAAGGAGAAGCAATTGTTATTGTATTTAGTCGAACACCCCAATCAAGTATTTAGTTTAGATTCTCTGTACTCAACCATTTGGGGGGCTGAGAGTTACCGCGATACAAGAACCGTCACAGTTCATATGAGCAATCTACGCAAGAAAATAGAGGACAACCCGCTTCAACCAAAGATGATAAAGACGGTACGAGGATTTGGTTACCGATTCGAGATGGAATGA
- a CDS encoding GNAT family N-acetyltransferase, with amino-acid sequence MKKVQKVDLDEFLDFRQSLQLLSIGANDQGLLDAIEDSLRNGEVVYGAFHNGDLVGLIECSEEAFRLHNAHSAKEMLIGTIFVHPAFRDQGIGKELVQFVVKQAKTEYVVTDPIDQRAQEFFTHCGFMPNEIFQMDEGGDWMMVLPVSYGKF; translated from the coding sequence ATGAAGAAGGTTCAAAAGGTCGATCTTGATGAATTCTTAGACTTTCGCCAGTCATTGCAACTCTTGTCAATTGGAGCTAATGATCAAGGATTATTAGACGCAATAGAAGATTCATTGAGGAACGGGGAAGTAGTCTATGGGGCGTTCCACAATGGAGATCTGGTAGGTTTAATTGAATGTAGCGAAGAGGCTTTTCGACTCCATAATGCCCACAGTGCAAAAGAGATGTTGATTGGTACCATTTTTGTTCATCCAGCTTTTCGAGATCAAGGTATAGGTAAAGAGCTGGTGCAATTTGTGGTGAAGCAGGCAAAAACGGAGTATGTTGTAACAGATCCTATCGATCAACGTGCACAAGAGTTCTTTACTCATTGTGGTTTTATGCCTAATGAGATATTTCAGATGGATGAGGGAGGGGATTGGATGATGGTACTCCCGGTAAGCTATGGGAAATTTTAA
- a CDS encoding YjcZ family sporulation protein, whose translation MSTPMGGLHGGTGLSLILVLFILLVIIAR comes from the coding sequence ATGAGTACACCTATGGGAGGATTACACGGAGGAACAGGGTTAAGTTTAATTTTGGTTCTGTTCATTCTTCTGGTCATTATTGCACGATAG
- a CDS encoding LLM class flavin-dependent oxidoreductase translates to MSKAKALQQIPLSVLDLCPIVVGGTTQDTFRNSLELAQYVEKWGYNRYWVAEHHSMPGVASSATSVVIGYIAGGTSTIRVGSGGIMLPNHAPLVIAEQFGTLESMYPGRIDLGLGRAPGSDHATSRALRRDFMTGGQDFPELLRELQSFLDPTSGHAQPVRAIPGEGLSIPIWLLGSSDFSAQLAGKLGLPFGFASHFSPDYTLPALAQYRRSFQASEVLEEPYAMVGVNVIAADTDEEAQWLATSLEQTFLNLIRGRPSQLCPPVKNMDELWNEREKAIVHQQLRSTIVGSPETVKNKLQAFLNETRADEFIIAAHIYDQQARLRSYELIAEIAKA, encoded by the coding sequence TTGTCTAAAGCAAAAGCACTCCAACAAATCCCTTTATCTGTTCTCGATCTTTGCCCTATTGTCGTTGGTGGGACAACACAAGACACCTTCCGCAATAGCTTAGAATTGGCTCAATATGTTGAGAAATGGGGTTACAACAGATACTGGGTGGCTGAACACCACAGCATGCCTGGTGTAGCTAGTTCTGCTACATCTGTCGTGATTGGATACATTGCAGGAGGAACATCCACGATACGCGTCGGCTCGGGAGGAATTATGTTACCTAACCATGCTCCCTTGGTCATCGCAGAGCAGTTTGGCACACTGGAGTCTATGTACCCTGGCCGAATCGATCTTGGTTTAGGTCGTGCCCCTGGGTCCGATCATGCTACCTCGCGTGCCCTGCGACGTGATTTTATGACTGGTGGACAGGACTTCCCTGAGTTGCTCCGCGAGCTTCAGTCATTTCTAGATCCAACTTCAGGCCATGCGCAGCCTGTACGAGCCATACCTGGAGAAGGCCTTTCTATACCAATTTGGCTTTTAGGCTCCAGTGATTTCAGTGCTCAACTAGCTGGAAAACTCGGTCTGCCTTTCGGCTTTGCAAGTCACTTCTCACCCGACTATACATTACCAGCCCTTGCCCAATATCGCAGAAGCTTCCAAGCATCTGAGGTACTAGAAGAGCCATATGCCATGGTCGGTGTCAATGTCATTGCAGCAGACACAGATGAGGAGGCCCAGTGGCTAGCCACCTCATTAGAGCAGACGTTCTTGAATCTCATACGTGGTCGCCCTAGCCAGTTATGCCCACCCGTTAAGAATATGGACGAGCTATGGAATGAACGTGAAAAAGCTATCGTGCACCAACAACTGCGCTCAACCATCGTTGGCAGCCCTGAAACCGTAAAGAATAAACTCCAAGCATTTCTAAATGAAACCCGTGCCGATGAATTTATCATTGCTGCCCATATCTATGACCAGCAAGCGCGTCTTCGGTCGTATGAACTGATAGCTGAAATCGCTAAAGCCTAG
- a CDS encoding serine protease has protein sequence MLYYIEKRQYALIGVVVGMDDKRQEDTLLEEEEDLTAELLEQSERRRKRVRQIVSAVLVIALLLNVASAWPHVVRLEAIQFLQTSYRLYQDEGMRERKQSVVSVVGRDGKGTGFVIDASGVVITNDHVIAGQKGIYLHLPSGESKPTIIDKSFPEHDLAILRVEGDHFEALSYAPQYRWREGERVTFIGNPLGYLWIANEGELLGTTRVEGIDHPVMVIRAPVYRGNSGSPVFNQEGEVIGVLFATLALQGETMGLAVSIDHIIGEW, from the coding sequence GTGCTATACTATATAGAAAAAAGACAATACGCTTTAATTGGGGTTGTGGTAGGAATGGACGATAAAAGACAAGAAGACACACTGCTTGAAGAAGAGGAGGACCTGACAGCAGAGTTGCTTGAGCAGAGCGAACGACGGAGAAAGAGAGTTCGGCAGATCGTCTCCGCTGTACTCGTGATTGCCCTCCTGCTTAACGTAGCTAGTGCATGGCCTCATGTGGTTCGATTAGAAGCTATTCAATTTCTCCAGACTTCTTATCGTCTCTATCAAGATGAGGGCATGAGAGAAAGGAAGCAGTCCGTTGTATCTGTGGTGGGACGAGATGGGAAAGGAACTGGATTTGTCATTGACGCATCAGGGGTAGTCATCACGAATGATCATGTTATTGCGGGTCAAAAGGGAATTTATTTGCATCTTCCTAGTGGAGAATCGAAACCAACTATCATCGATAAGTCTTTTCCTGAACACGACTTGGCCATTCTTCGGGTGGAAGGTGACCACTTCGAAGCCTTATCGTATGCTCCTCAATATCGTTGGAGAGAAGGAGAACGTGTTACGTTTATTGGAAATCCCCTTGGTTACTTATGGATAGCGAATGAAGGAGAACTACTAGGTACAACAAGGGTAGAAGGGATTGATCATCCTGTTATGGTTATCCGGGCACCTGTCTATCGAGGAAATAGCGGTAGTCCTGTTTTTAACCAAGAAGGGGAAGTAATCGGAGTTTTATTTGCTACCCTTGCTTTACAAGGTGAAACGATGGGTTTGGCTGTTTCAATTGACCACATTATTGGCGAGTGGTGA
- a CDS encoding MFS transporter — MHYGWVVVWLTFFAVLVAAGIRSITGVIMVPLEQEFEWSRSAISFAFAINLTLYGFAGPFVAAGLERVGIRKMMVYAMSLLVLGLSVSLFMTEIWQLQLIWGIVIGLGCGVFLTVLSATVANQWFERRRGLVLGMLMAATAAGQMIFLPLLSYITDVYSWRVGMSLFIVLGILMIPIIAVWMKDKPIDKGLLPYGVEKHEWRKTEEGNQKNPITAAFEVLWIGVRSGPFWLLCISFFICGLSTAGLIGTHFIPASAHHGIPEVHAASLFAFMGIFNIIGTMFSGWLSDRYDNRWLLFWYYGLRGLSLLVLPYAFEMKSYVMLIGFAVFYGLDWIATVPPTIRLAADYFGKQQGAIVYGWVFAAHQVGSGVAAFLGGYFYEIFHSYTMTFVSAGVLCILATLFVLSFKKKEASVPEAIGA, encoded by the coding sequence GTGCATTATGGTTGGGTTGTCGTGTGGCTTACGTTTTTTGCTGTGCTTGTTGCAGCCGGCATTCGTTCTATTACGGGTGTCATCATGGTACCGTTAGAGCAAGAGTTTGAATGGAGTCGCTCCGCGATTTCCTTTGCTTTTGCGATTAATTTGACCCTTTATGGTTTTGCAGGTCCGTTTGTAGCCGCAGGACTTGAGAGGGTGGGAATAAGAAAGATGATGGTGTATGCCATGTCTTTATTGGTTCTTGGACTGTCTGTAAGCTTGTTTATGACTGAGATCTGGCAGCTTCAGCTCATCTGGGGGATTGTAATCGGGTTAGGCTGTGGGGTATTTCTTACCGTGCTTTCTGCCACGGTGGCTAATCAGTGGTTTGAAAGGCGAAGAGGACTGGTGCTTGGGATGCTAATGGCTGCTACAGCAGCGGGGCAGATGATCTTTTTGCCATTGCTTTCGTACATCACGGATGTTTATTCATGGCGAGTAGGAATGTCATTATTCATTGTTTTAGGGATTCTCATGATCCCTATTATCGCAGTATGGATGAAAGATAAGCCTATAGATAAAGGACTGCTTCCTTATGGGGTAGAAAAGCATGAATGGAGGAAGACCGAAGAAGGAAATCAGAAAAATCCGATTACAGCAGCTTTTGAAGTTCTCTGGATCGGCGTTCGTTCTGGTCCGTTTTGGTTATTATGCATTAGCTTTTTTATTTGTGGACTGTCTACTGCTGGCCTCATCGGTACGCATTTCATACCTGCCTCCGCACATCATGGCATACCTGAGGTTCATGCGGCAAGTTTGTTTGCATTTATGGGTATTTTCAATATCATTGGTACGATGTTTTCTGGTTGGTTGTCTGATCGCTATGACAATCGCTGGCTCCTATTCTGGTATTATGGGTTACGGGGATTGTCTTTGCTCGTATTGCCTTATGCCTTTGAGATGAAGTCTTATGTTATGCTTATCGGATTCGCGGTATTCTACGGACTAGATTGGATTGCAACAGTACCACCTACCATTCGGTTAGCTGCGGATTACTTTGGTAAGCAACAAGGAGCTATTGTCTATGGTTGGGTGTTTGCAGCCCATCAAGTGGGGTCCGGGGTAGCCGCGTTTCTTGGAGGCTATTTCTATGAAATTTTTCATAGTTACACGATGACATTTGTGTCCGCTGGAGTCTTATGTATTCTAGCAACCCTCTTCGTTTTAAGCTTTAAAAAGAAGGAAGCATCTGTACCTGAGGCTATTGGTGCATAG